A single region of the Geobacillus subterraneus genome encodes:
- a CDS encoding RNA-guided endonuclease InsQ/TnpB family protein, producing MYFCIKQQLNGLTKEEYLTLRELCHIAKNMYNVGLYHVRQYYFEHKEFLNYEKNYHLAKTNENYKLLNSNMAQQILKKVNEAFKSFFGLIILAKQGKYDHKAISIPKYLKKDGFHSLIIGQIRIDGNKFTIPYSRLFKKTHKPITITIPPVLLDKKIKQIEIIPKHHARFFEIQYKYEMPEDQRELNDQKALAIDLGLNNFATCVTSDGRSFIIDGRRLKSINQWFNKENARLQSIKDKQKIKGTTRKQALLAMNRNNKVNDYINKTCRYIINYCIENQIGKLVIGYAETWQRNINLGKKTNQNFVNIPLGNIKEKLEYLCEFYGIEFLKQEESYTSQASFFDGDEIPEYNADNPKEYKFSGKRIKRGLYRTKSGKLINADVNGALNILKKSKAVDLSVLCSSGEVDTPQRIRIA from the coding sequence ATGTATTTTTGTATCAAACAACAGCTAAATGGTTTGACCAAAGAAGAATACTTGACTCTTCGAGAACTGTGCCATATTGCCAAGAACATGTACAACGTCGGATTGTACCATGTCAGACAATACTATTTTGAACACAAGGAATTTCTTAATTATGAGAAAAACTATCATCTTGCAAAAACTAACGAAAACTATAAGCTGTTAAACAGCAACATGGCACAGCAAATTTTAAAAAAGGTCAATGAAGCCTTTAAATCTTTCTTTGGTTTGATCATTCTTGCCAAACAAGGAAAATATGACCACAAGGCTATCAGTATTCCAAAATATCTTAAAAAAGATGGCTTTCATTCACTGATCATTGGCCAGATTCGTATAGACGGCAACAAATTTACGATACCGTATTCTCGCCTATTTAAAAAGACTCACAAGCCTATCACGATAACGATTCCGCCTGTGTTACTGGACAAAAAGATTAAGCAGATTGAAATCATTCCTAAGCATCATGCCAGGTTCTTTGAGATTCAGTACAAATATGAAATGCCTGAAGATCAAAGAGAATTAAATGACCAAAAAGCACTGGCAATTGATTTAGGATTAAACAATTTTGCCACTTGTGTCACATCAGACGGCAGATCATTCATCATTGATGGGCGGAGATTAAAAAGTATAAATCAATGGTTTAACAAAGAAAATGCCAGACTTCAAAGCATAAAAGATAAGCAAAAAATCAAAGGCACCACTCGTAAACAGGCGTTGCTTGCTATGAATCGCAATAATAAAGTGAATGATTATATCAACAAGACTTGCCGTTACATCATTAACTACTGTATTGAAAATCAAATTGGCAAACTTGTCATTGGCTATGCGGAAACATGGCAACGCAATATTAATCTAGGAAAAAAGACAAATCAAAACTTTGTCAATATTCCTCTCGGTAACATAAAAGAAAAACTAGAATATCTTTGTGAATTTTACGGCATTGAATTCTTGAAACAGGAAGAATCATATACGTCTCAAGCCAGCTTTTTTGACGGCGATGAGATTCCTGAATATAATGCCGACAATCCAAAAGAATATAAGTTCAGCGGCAAACGTATTAAGCGCGGCTTGTATCGAACAAAGTCTGGCAAACTAATTAATGCTGATGTCAATGGCGCATTAAACATCTTAAAGAAAAGTAAAGCTGTAGACCTGAGTGTCTTATGCTCTAGCGGCGAAGTGGACACGCCTCAAAGAATAAGGATTGCTTGA
- a CDS encoding glycoside hydrolase domain-containing protein produces MVRGVWGVDSAQVVTDQLFQCVRTELGYPKFWGRYLVEVPNVSEGLTRDEITRIRNYGVKVMPIYNAFREAVGYANGQVAARNAVFHARRLGIPKNKLLFANIEDFFAVDAAWIAAWVETLYPTGYRPGLYADPTKGDFAAAYCEAVGRNNQVAVQAVIWSAAPRPGTTKEQKAPRYQPAAPPCSANVWVWQYGRDAEVCPVDTNLADRRLLDFLY; encoded by the coding sequence ATGGTAAGAGGTGTTTGGGGCGTTGATTCGGCGCAAGTCGTAACGGACCAATTGTTTCAATGCGTACGGACAGAGCTCGGTTATCCGAAATTTTGGGGCCGCTATTTGGTGGAAGTGCCTAATGTGTCGGAAGGGTTGACGCGGGACGAGATCACCCGCATCCGCAACTATGGAGTCAAAGTGATGCCCATCTACAACGCCTTTCGTGAGGCGGTCGGCTATGCGAACGGGCAAGTGGCGGCGCGCAATGCGGTGTTCCATGCGCGGCGGCTCGGCATTCCGAAAAATAAATTGCTGTTTGCCAACATTGAAGACTTTTTTGCCGTCGACGCGGCTTGGATCGCTGCTTGGGTGGAAACGCTTTATCCGACCGGGTATCGCCCGGGACTGTACGCCGATCCAACGAAGGGAGATTTCGCCGCCGCTTATTGCGAGGCGGTGGGGAGGAACAACCAAGTGGCGGTGCAGGCCGTCATTTGGAGCGCGGCTCCAAGGCCGGGAACGACGAAAGAACAAAAAGCGCCGCGTTACCAGCCGGCCGCCCCGCCTTGCAGCGCGAACGTCTGGGTCTGGCAGTACGGGCGCGACGCGGAAGTTTGTCCGGTGGATACGAATTTGGCGGACCGCCGCTTGCTTGACTTTTTATATTAA
- the corA gene encoding magnesium/cobalt transporter CorA → MAMIRTCVVTKEFEVMHDVDLTLVNSPDVSWYWVDFHEPTEEESDLLASFFRFHPLAIEDCLEYVQRPKLDFYDRYLFVVLHAIAGTTLEAEEVDLFVGQNFIVSFHKSPVHAVEDVWERLKSEQDVQQGPFHVMYRLIDKLVDDYFPPLYYIEDVLNDLEENTNNEPIHDIIEKVFDIRGDLSRLRRTIVPMRDLLYRIIHSDRLQRMKERQLYFYDIYDHLLKLSEMIETNREITADIRDSYLSLNSNRMNNIMMTFTAITTIFMPLTFIAGIYGMNFDYMPELRWKYGYFAVLAVMATIGITMFVWFKRNGWFQLLKGDWAKEDRERR, encoded by the coding sequence ATGGCGATGATCCGCACGTGTGTCGTAACAAAAGAGTTTGAGGTTATGCATGATGTCGATTTAACGCTCGTCAACAGCCCGGACGTTTCATGGTATTGGGTCGATTTTCATGAGCCGACGGAAGAGGAATCCGACTTGCTCGCCTCGTTTTTCCGTTTCCACCCGCTCGCGATTGAGGACTGTTTGGAATATGTGCAGCGGCCGAAACTCGATTTTTATGACCGCTACTTATTTGTTGTCCTCCATGCGATTGCGGGGACGACGCTTGAGGCTGAGGAAGTCGATCTGTTTGTCGGACAAAACTTTATCGTTTCGTTTCATAAGTCGCCGGTTCATGCGGTCGAGGACGTATGGGAGCGGCTGAAGAGCGAGCAGGACGTGCAGCAGGGGCCGTTTCATGTCATGTATCGGCTGATCGACAAGCTCGTTGATGATTACTTCCCTCCGCTGTACTACATTGAAGATGTGTTGAATGATTTAGAGGAAAATACGAACAACGAGCCGATTCATGACATTATCGAAAAAGTGTTTGACATTCGCGGCGATTTATCGAGATTGCGCCGGACGATTGTGCCGATGCGCGACTTATTGTACCGCATCATCCACTCCGATCGGCTGCAGCGCATGAAAGAGCGGCAGCTGTATTTCTATGATATTTACGATCATTTATTAAAGCTGTCAGAAATGATTGAGACGAATCGGGAAATTACCGCCGATATTCGCGACAGCTATTTGTCGCTCAACTCCAACCGAATGAATAACATTATGATGACGTTTACGGCCATTACGACGATTTTTATGCCGCTCACCTTTATTGCGGGCATTTATGGGATGAACTTTGACTATATGCCCGAACTGCGCTGGAAATATGGGTACTTTGCCGTATTGGCTGTCATGGCAACCATCGGCATAACGATGTTTGTCTGGTTTAAGCGCAACGGATGGTTCCAACTGTTAAAAGGCGACTGGGCGAAAGAGGATCGGGAGCGCCGCTAG
- a CDS encoding IDEAL domain-containing protein — protein sequence MYEKQYPNEGAVLFNQPEEKSSYGPMAERVLKEAIFQFQRKKLMEKIDEALAARNKPLFFKLSAQYNDLLKKYGA from the coding sequence ATGTACGAAAAACAGTATCCGAACGAAGGCGCCGTATTGTTCAACCAGCCGGAAGAAAAAAGCAGCTATGGTCCAATGGCCGAACGAGTATTGAAAGAAGCGATCTTCCAGTTTCAGAGAAAAAAACTGATGGAAAAAATTGATGAGGCGCTCGCTGCCCGCAACAAGCCGCTGTTTTTCAAACTTTCCGCCCAGTATAACGACTTGTTGAAAAAATACGGCGCGTAA